A part of Pieris napi chromosome 9, ilPieNapi1.2, whole genome shotgun sequence genomic DNA contains:
- the LOC125052379 gene encoding ionotropic receptor 25a-like: protein MLLFLTFIQTIFHYSFSQTTQNINVLLINEENNALAEKSFEVAKEYVSRNPSLGLAVDPIIVVGNRTDAKAFLENVCRKYTDMVSGKKPPHVVLDFTTTGVGSETIKSFTLALGLPTISGSFGQEDDLRHWQGLNMNQERYLLQVMPPADLLPELIRAIIIKQDITNAAVLFDDYFVMNHKYKSLLLNMPIRHLITPVKSFSEEDIKTQLQTLRELGITNFFVIGSLRTIDNVLNAANEKEYFGRKTAWFALTLDKGDIICQCNATIVLMQPTPDDSSKDRLEKLKTTYNMYGEPEIISAFYFDLSLRTFLAIKSLLDSGMWPKSMKYIGCDDFDGKNTPTRMIDLKTAFKEIKEPSSYAPIFIPNKGSMNGRSYVEFTTNLSAVTIQDGVLIGTKSLGKWKSGFSNDLNLTNVDMTNYSAPLVYKIVTVLKPPFVIKDEEAPKGFKGYCIDMIDEISQILKFDYEITVSPDGEYGYINKHGNWNGIIKELIEKRADIGLAAMAVMAERDEVVDFTVPYYDLVGITILMKVPRKSTSLFKFLTVLEDDVWLSILTAYFFISFLMWVFEKWSPYSYRNNREVYKDDDEKREFTLMECLRFCMTSLTHQGGGVTPKNLSGRLLAATWWLFGFTIVSSYSANLAAFLSVSRMDSPIESLDDLSKQYKIKYGPINNSTTMFYFKRMADIESKFYEIWEEMSLNDSLSDVERAKLDVWEYPVSTKYTKMWEAMTEAGMPKTEEEAIARVEASKSSREGFAWITDASDVRYLVMKNCDLQKVGNEFSKKPYAIAVQNGSPLKDQFDRVIIKLSNDRILEALKEKWWNDNPEAAQCEKEDDSTYGISIQNIGGVFIVTFVAISLACITVGLEHWWHIFRKRHAVTSVSQIQPETKTSKLLLFTKESDINISRSNLET from the exons ATGCTActgtttttaacatttatccAAACTATATTTCATTATTCGTTTTCACAAACAACTCAGAATATCAACGTTT TATTAATTAACGAAGAAAATAATGCTTTAGCTGAGAAATCTTTTGAAGTAGCTAAGGAGTATGTTAGTAGAAATCCTAGTTTGGGACTTGCCGTCGATCCTATTATTGTCGTCGGTAACCGGACTGATGCTAAGGCGTTTTTAGAAAATG TTTGTAGAAAATATACAGACATGGTGTCAGGAAAGAAACCACCACACGTCGTACTTGATTTCACAACGACTGGAGTTGGGTCAGAGACTATTAAATCATTTACTTTAGCGCTAGGTTTGCCCACTATTTCTGGGTCTTTTGGCCAAGAAGATGACTTGCGACATTGGCAAGGTTTAAATATGAATCAAGAACGTTACTTGCTCCAAGTAATGCCACCGGCGGATCTACTACCAGAGTTGATACgtgctattattataaagcaaGATATAACAAACGCCGCTGTTCTTTTCGATGATTATTTTG TGATGAATCACAAATACAAATCTCTTTTACTTAATATGCCAATACGACACCTGATAACACCCGTGAAAAGTTTCAGTGAAGAGGATATTAAAACACAACTTCAAACTTTACGAGAGCTtggaattactaacttttttgtCATCGGTAGCTTGCGAACTATTGACAACGTACTAAATGCTGCCAATGAAAAGGAGTATTTTGGTAGAAAAACTGCTTGGTTTGCACTAACTCTGGACAAGGGAGACATAATTTGTCAATGCAATGCTACTATTGTTTTAATGCAACCCACTCCAGATGATAGCAGTAAGGACcgattagaaaaattaaaaacaacctacaACATGTATGGAGAGCCAGAGATAATATCTGCATTCTATTTTGATTTGTCATTACGAACATTTTTGGCTATCAA GTCACTACTTGACTCTGGCATGTGGCCGAAGAGCATGAAATACATCGGTTGTGATGACTTTGATGGTAAAAACACTCCCACGAGGATGATAGACTTAAAAACTGCGTTCAAAGAA ATCAAAGAACCTTCATCGTATGCACCAATTTTTATTCCAAATAAGGGTTCAATGAACGGAAGAAGTTACGTGGAGTTCACAACGAATTTATCGGCCGTGACGATACAGGATGGTGTATTAATTGGTACCAAGTCGTTAGGAAAGTGGAAATCTGGTTTTTCAAATGACTTAAATCTAACAAATGTAGATATGACCAACTATTCCGCTCCACtggtttataaaattgttactGTCTTG aaaccGCCATTCGTAATAAAAGACGAGGAAGCACCTAAAGGTTTTAAAGGCTATTGTATCGATATGATTGACGAAATAAGTCAGATCCTTAAATTCGATTACGAAATTACTGTTTCACCAGACGGTGAGTATGGATATATTAATAAGCATGGGAATTGGAATGGAATTATAAAGGAATTGATAGAGAAAAGGGCAGATATAGGCCTGGCCGCGATGGCTGTGATGGCTGAGAGGGACGAAGTGGTGGACTTTACAGTCCCATATTACGATTTGGTCGGAATCACCATTTTGATGAAGGTACCGCGAAAGTCAACATCGCTGTTCAAATTTTTAACGGTTCTAGAAGATGACGTCTGGCTCTCGATTCTCACCgcttatttctttattag tttCTTGATGTGGGTATTTGAAAAATGGAGCCCATACAGTTATCGGAATAACCGAGAAGTGTATAAAGATGATGACGAGAAACGCGAGTTCACGCTGATGGAGTGTTTACGGTTCTGTATGACGTCATTAACGCATCAGGGTGGAGGGGTGACCCCAAAGAACCTCTCCGGACGGCTATTGGCTGCTACTTGGTGGCTTTTTGG CTTCACCATAGTATCATCATATTCCGCGAATTTGGCTGCATTTCTGTCTGTCTCGCGTATGGACTCTCCAATAGAGTCCTTGGATGATCTTTCCAAACAGTACAAGATCAAGTATGGACCCATCAACAATTCTACTACCATGTTCTACTTTAAAAGAATGGCAGATATTGAGTCCAAGTTTTATGA GATATGGGAAGAAATGAGTCTTAACGATAGCCTAAGTGACGTGGAGCGAGCTAAGCTTGATGTATGGGAATACCCAGTTAGTACTAAATATACGAAAATGTGGGAGGCGATGACGGAAGCCGGGATGCCGAAGACAGAAGAAGAAGCTATTGCTAGAGTTGAAGCTTCTAAGAGTTCACGGGAAGGCTTCGCGTGGATCACTGATGCCTCTGATGTTAG atatCTTGTCATGAAGAATTGTGATTTACAAAAGGTTGGAAATGAATTTTCCAAAAAACCTTACGCCATCGCGGTTCAAAATGGATCACCACTAAAAGATCAGTTCGATAGAGT catAATAAAGCTAAGTAACGATCGTATACTAGAAGCACTCAAAGAAAAATGGTGGAATGATAATCCAGAAGCCGCTCAATGTGAGAAAGAGGATGATTCGACATACGGAATTTCAATTCAGAACATTGGAGGAGTATTTATTGTTACCTTCGTAGCAATCAGCCTCGCTTGCATTACTGTGGGCCTGGAACATTGGTGGCACATATTTAGAAAGCGACACGCCGTTACATCTGTCTCTCAG